GCGCTCAAGCTGCGGAACGCGGTCTGCAACTGCCATGCAATGCCATGCCATACTATGGCCATGCAATCACGCCACATCATGCGGTTTGCAAGCGACGATTATGCTTCTGCATGTCTCTAGCAATCAACTCTCGCATGTATTCGGACTGGTTGCCTTGGCTCTTGACATACTCAGCCATGTATGCCGGTGCCTTGAAGTGCAGCACCTCGCTCTTCTCCCTACCCCGTTCGGCAAGGCTCGGACGTCCAAGCAGCATATTCGCTGCATCCTGAGCAGTCGTGGCGCCCGTCCATTCCATCAGATCCTTGTCTGCCTGCGCCTGCGCCTCGGCCCCCGTAGTCTCCTCAGCTTGGGAATCATCCCAACGCCATACCTCGTCCTTGTGTGCCATCTCAGTGTCCTTTCGCCCGGTCTTCGTCATGTCTGCGCTCAATCCCTGTCCCAGAACTCAATCCTTGTCCCAAAAGTTGCCCTGCTCCGCATTGACATGGAATACGATCACTCGACCATCGGCCGCATGCTTCATCATCACCTCAATGCTCGGAACCAGTGGGTCGCCGTGATGTCTGCCAGTGAACTTGATATAGGTCTCACCGTCATGCTGCATCACACGTCTACGGATAATGTGCTGATAGGCGTATGTCACATCGTCCAGCTCGAACCCGTGTCTGGAGGCCGATGTGGCGAACACTATCATGGAAGCGGGCATGCCATAAATAGTATCACAAAAAGATGCTACCATTTATTGACCGAGTGATTACAAGATTCCTCTGAGAACTCATGCATGCGGACACCGCTTCAGACCAGTTGAATCAAGCACAGCAGCCCAACTCACAGCTCCGCGTCTTCCTCGTTGGCCAATTCCTCGGTTTTGGGTGTAGCTGGGGCTCCTGGCAACCAGAATGAGAGCACGAGGGCAAAGACCGTGAATCCGGTCGTCCACCAGAATGACGTTTGGAAGGCTCCGGAAGCCTGAGATGCCTGCGTGATGTTGCCTGCTGCAGATTCGAGGATGACGACAAGCACTGCGGCACCGAAGGAACCACCGACCTGCTGGCCGATTCTGCTGAACAGGCTGGCATCAGGCACTTCCTTGGGAGCAAGCCCCTGATATGCCACGGCCATCAACGGCAGAGTAACCGCTCCCAGCCCGATTCCTCGCACAAACAGGACGAAACCGATCCATATATAACTCGTGTTGGCATCAGCAAAGGCAAATGGCACAGTACCGAGGGTGAGAATCGCAAAACCGACCACCGTCACCCAGCGTGCACCGATTGAATCCGTGAGATTGCCTGCTATGGAACGGCTGGCGAAGGTGCCCAGCCCTTGGGGAATGAGCATAAGACCGGCCTGCAAGGGAGTCAGCCCACGCAAGGTTTGAAAGTACAACGGCAGCAGAAGCATGGCACCATACAGCGCAAATCCAGAAAGGAAGAGCAGCGATGATGCCGAGGCAAGCGGCCAGTGCTTGAGCAGTCGAATATCCACCAGAGCCTTTTCCCGACGAATCAATGCCCACCAGACAAAAGCCACCAGCAGTATCGCACCTCCGACGAGCGGAACCAGCACGTTTGCGGCACCAAAACCGCCAGCGGAACTCGCATTGCTGAGTCCGTAGAGCACACCGACCAGACCCGCCGCCATAAGGATGAAGCCTGGAATATCCAGCGGCGCGTTGTGCGTAGGACCATCTTTCGGCAAGGCGACAATCGCCAGAATGATACCCACCACGCAAAATGGCACATTCACCCAAAAGAGCCATGGCCATGCCAAATGGTCAAGAATGAGACCGCCCAGAACCGGTCCGAGAATTGGTCCCAAAATTGCGGGCATACTCACCACGGACATGATTTTCCCTATGTTGCGCCCATGTGCCGCCTGCATGACGAGCGTCAGCATCAACGGCATGAGTATGCCGCCGCCCACTCCCTGCAGACCGCGGAACACTATCAGCGCAGCGGCATTCCAAGACAACGAGGACAAGATCGAGGCGATCATGAAAATCACCAGACCCGTGATCCACAGACGTTTGCCACCAAATCTGCGTTGAGCCCAGCCGTCAAGAGGTATCGTTACACCGAGCATCAGCAAATATGCCGTGCTCACCCACTGGATAGTGCTCACCGGTGCGTTGAGTGCCACTGCCAAGGGCTTGATTGCCACCGAAATAATCGTAGTGCCAAACAAGACGGCAAGCCCGCCGATCAGCGTGGCCCAGACCGTGCTCCACACTCCGGGTTGCATAGACGACCCAGATACGCCTGACGACCCTGCTGCGCTTGTAGCCTTGTGCGCTGTGTTCGTATCGTCTGTGTCCGTGTCGTCTGAAACGGC
This Bifidobacterium sp. WK041_4_12 DNA region includes the following protein-coding sequences:
- a CDS encoding MDR family MFS transporter yields the protein MAEQAVSDDTDTDDTNTAHKATSAAGSSGVSGSSMQPGVWSTVWATLIGGLAVLFGTTIISVAIKPLAVALNAPVSTIQWVSTAYLLMLGVTIPLDGWAQRRFGGKRLWITGLVIFMIASILSSLSWNAAALIVFRGLQGVGGGILMPLMLTLVMQAAHGRNIGKIMSVVSMPAILGPILGPVLGGLILDHLAWPWLFWVNVPFCVVGIILAIVALPKDGPTHNAPLDIPGFILMAAGLVGVLYGLSNASSAGGFGAANVLVPLVGGAILLVAFVWWALIRREKALVDIRLLKHWPLASASSLLFLSGFALYGAMLLLPLYFQTLRGLTPLQAGLMLIPQGLGTFASRSIAGNLTDSIGARWVTVVGFAILTLGTVPFAFADANTSYIWIGFVLFVRGIGLGAVTLPLMAVAYQGLAPKEVPDASLFSRIGQQVGGSFGAAVLVVILESAAGNITQASQASGAFQTSFWWTTGFTVFALVLSFWLPGAPATPKTEELANEEDAEL